The Pseudooceanicola aestuarii genomic interval GAAATGGCACCCGGTCACCTCAGCGCCTGCCATTTCGCGGAGCAGGTCTGACACCCCCTCCCCCGCAGCGGGGGCGGCACGGAAAACCGCAGGCGCCGGGCATCGGCACCTGCGGTTTTTTCGTCGCGGGGCGGGATGGTACGGCCCACGGGGGGCGGATCGCGGCGCCCGAACACCGGAGACCGGAGACCGGAGGCGGGCGCCCAGGCGGAACGGACGGCGGTGCCGGTTCCTGCGGATCAGTCCCGGGGGGACAGGCGGATATCGGCGGTGCGGGCATGGGCTTCCATCCCCTCCAGCCGGGAAATCCGGGCGGTGACTTCGGCCACCCGGCGCGCGGCCTCGGCAGTGGAGCGTTGCCAGGTCACCGTCTTCAGGAACTTGTGCACCGACAGCCCGCCGGTATAGCGCGCCGCGCCAGAGGTCGGCAGCACATGGTTCGGCCCCGATGCCTTGTCCCCGAAGGCCACCGTCGTCTCTGCCCCCAGAAACAATGACCCGTAGGCCTTGAGCCGCGCCAGCCACCAATCCAGATCGGCGGCCTGCACATGCAGATGTTCGGGCGCGTATTGATCGGCGGTGGCGGCCATCTCCTCACGCGTGGTGCACAGGATGATCTCCGACAGGTTGTCCCACGCGGCACGGGCGGATCCGGCGTTGGCCTCCGGCAGGGTGGCGATCAGGTCGGGGACGATGGACAGCACGCCTTGGGCCAGGGTCTTGTCATCGGTGACCAGCCAGACGGGGCTGTCGGCGCCATGTTCCATCTGGCCGACCATGTCCCAGGCGACGACCTCGGCACTGGCGGTGCCGTCGGCGATGATCAGACTGTCGGTCGGGCCGGCCACCATGTCGATGCCGACACGCCCGAACAGCTGCCGCTTGGCCTCCGCCACCCAGGCATTACCGGGGCCGGCCAGAACGTCCACGCGCGGCATGCCGAAATAGCCGAAGGCCATGGAGGCCACCG includes:
- the hisD gene encoding histidinol dehydrogenase; translated protein: MTIQYLKSSVPHAPEQKIELRDRVTEILLAIEKGGEPAALKFAREFDRWDGDVVVTPQEIADATARLEPSVRADIDFAHENIRRFADAQRATLTDMEVEMAPGFFAGQKSIPVLGAGCYAPGGRFSHVASALMTITTAKAAGVDFVAASSPPRGETGISDEMAYAMNLAGADSILRMGGVQAVASMAFGYFGMPRVDVLAGPGNAWVAEAKRQLFGRVGIDMVAGPTDSLIIADGTASAEVVAWDMVGQMEHGADSPVWLVTDDKTLAQGVLSIVPDLIATLPEANAGSARAAWDNLSEIILCTTREEMAATADQYAPEHLHVQAADLDWWLARLKAYGSLFLGAETTVAFGDKASGPNHVLPTSGAARYTGGLSVHKFLKTVTWQRSTAEAARRVAEVTARISRLEGMEAHARTADIRLSPRD